The proteins below come from a single Leptidea sinapis chromosome 20, ilLepSina1.1, whole genome shotgun sequence genomic window:
- the LOC126970258 gene encoding CLIP domain-containing serine protease HP8-like isoform X2, with protein MKLLPIFLVILSTLTILAAASKSCNCINISDCSAADALIRKGPETYDIILKAMCEYDVKMPKVCCNKFVSTGSRSGIDITSEASLLPTECGNISGERIVGGKVADMYAFPWMALIIHKKRNRFDFGCGGTIINSKYILTAAHCVDSTVEVVAVRVGEYNIDTNLDCTGFGEYRKCETYEDFAIAKTIIHEEWTTEPVPKNDIALLRVEGDIDFTHKNVSPICLPIAAELRNRDLTGAKAEVTGWGITDEGYSSSKLQQVTVSIYGNEFCRTQYMGRLPVYVEWNVTCAGSFLKDSCSGDSGGPLQVKSKYGDTHKYVQYGIVSFGPRQCGVNPGVYTDVTKYMDWILNNIKP; from the exons AAAGTTGCAACTGTATCAACATATCGGATTGTAGTGCGGCAGATGCGCTCATTCGTAAAGGACCAGAAACATACGACATTATTTTGAAAGCGATGTGCGAATACGACGTGAAAATGCCAAAG gtGTGCTGCAACAAATTTGTATCAACCGGCTCTAGGAGCGGAATAGATATCACATCAGAGGCATCACTTCTACCCACAGAATGTGGTAACATCAGTGGTGAACGAATTGTAGGAGGCAAAGTTGCTGATATGTATGCATTTCCTTGGATGGCACTAATTATTCACAAAAAAC GTAATCGTTTTGATTTTGGGTGCGGCGGTACAATCATCAACTCGAAATACATTTTAACAGCCGCGCACTGTGTTGACAGTACCGTTGAAGTAGTAGCTGTTCGTGTTGGAGAATATAATATCGATACAAACCTGGACTGTACCGGATTTGGTGAATATAGAAAATGTGAAACATATGaa gATTTCGCCATTGCTAAAACTATTATACATGAAGAATGGACGACTGAACCAGTACCGAAAAATGATATAGCATTATTGAGAGTTGAGGGCGACATTGATTTTACGCATA AAAATGTAAGCCCAATCTGTTTACCAATAGCCGCTGAACTCCGTAATAGGGACTTAACTGGAGCAAAGGCTGAAGTTACTGGTTGGGGCATCACGGATGAAGGATACTCATCGTCAAAACTACAACAAGTTACCGTTTCTATTTATGGTAATGAATTTTGCAGGACCCAGTACATGGG ACGCCTTCCGGTATACGTAGAATGGAATGTTACCTGTGCTGGAAGTTTCTTGAAAGATTCCTGCAGTGGCGATTCAGGTGGCCCCCTACAGGTCAAATCAAAATATGGAGATACTCATAAGTACGTTCAATATGGCATTGTGTCTTTTGGACCAAGACAATGTGGGGTAAATCCAGGAGTATATACAGACGTCACTAAATATATGGACTggattttgaataatataaagcCATGA
- the LOC126970271 gene encoding protein Fer3-like has product MSYGSETPHIWSSSSGGEVSPYGALWDAPPAPYPDILAFPPSDLVWSAAGCGRSSRSSSGKKPRRRVASIAQRRAANIRERRRMFNLNEAFDKLRRKVPTFAYEKRLSRIETLRLAITYISFMCELLHGSPQPHHPPHASLHPPRVYDTEVPWCA; this is encoded by the exons ATGTCCTACGGCAGCGAGACGCCGCATATTTGGAGTAGCTCCTCG GGTGGTGAAGTATCCCCGTACGGAGCCCTGTGGGACGCCCCTCCAGCACCATACCCTGACATTCTGGCTTTTCCACCATCAGACTTAG TATGGTCAGCGGCAGGATGTGGCCGAAGTTCACGATCATCTTCAGGCAAAAAACCGCGGCGTCGTGTAGCATCGATTGCGCAGCGGCGAGCTGCGAACATTCGCGAACGACGGCGAATGTTCAATTTAAACGAAGCATTCGATAAATTGCGGAGGaag GTACCTACATTCGCTTATGAAAAGCGTTTGTCACGGATTGAGACGTTGAGACTAGCAATCACATACATCAGCTTTATGTGTGAGCTGCTGCATGGATCTCCACAACCTCATCATCCTCCGCATGCATCTCTTCATCCACCACGGGTCTATGACACTGAAGTACCATGGTGTGCTTGA